From Coffea arabica cultivar ET-39 chromosome 9c, Coffea Arabica ET-39 HiFi, whole genome shotgun sequence, one genomic window encodes:
- the LOC113708943 gene encoding uncharacterized protein isoform X2, protein MDEFSGKRHRVGVVVPRKGSRLVSRDTIDKRDQNAEFCNRLGCNGRLKYGKSNQSDCADKSKNIRPSCHSSNGKQITRSSPETCFPINNGRKSRRDSDSFGKSLSNLDNDSAESCGVRCEPDVTEHIPLVNRNNTVLQPDLQDSSAGKVTLTEVGSSSTGSSNKSHIVFRHKPPSGCQNPLPGPSVTSVISTSNSMASGSRNYNGSRYGLRNLRCNSISDVIPRGGSASESKVKRDVLRKRSPEAQSSASSSGRRGSMARSEDGHVSAFNTGISVTGSRHGRSWVSNSDSRTAPLRTRKGLNSNTRIGLSNLDNRNALLTSESSSGIAQLSRPETPNSASYQSSMEGSSNASSSCRLSARTGIMSLTPTEHGITHALRRRNLNGVAEVLLALERIGQDEEYEELLALEERMGTVSTALSEEAFAKCITKCIYQTATADVGAAGCSDDEADIRCGICQEEYVAGDEIGKLGCEHGYHLVCIHQWLRLKNWCPICKASAAPSQSSLSS, encoded by the exons ATGGATGAGTTTTCTGGTAAGAGACACAGAGTTGGGGTGGTTGTCCCCAGAAAAGGATCTAGACTTGTTTCCAGGGATACCATTGATAAAAGAGATCAAAATGCTGAATTTTGCAATCGTCTTGGATGCAATGGAAGACTTAAATATGGAAAGAGTAATCAAAGTGATTGTGCTGACAAATCCAAAAATATAAGGCCTTCCTGTCATTCTTCAAATGGCAAGCAGATTACTAGGAGCTCCCCAGAGACTTGTTTTCCAATTAATAATGGAAGAAAATCACGACGTGATTCTGATTCTTTTGGGAAATCTTTGTCTAACTTGGACAATGATTCTGCAGAATCTTGTGGTGTTCGGTGTGAGCCAGATGTTACGGAACACATCCCTTTAGTAAATAGGAATAACACGGTACTTCAGCCTGATTTACAAGATTCAAGTGCTGGTAAAGTCACACTGACAGAAGTAGGGAGTTCAAGCACAGGATCAAGTAATAAATCTCATATAGTATTTCGTCACAAGCCTCCGTCTGGCTGTCAAAATCCTCTTCCTGGTCCCTCTGTTACATCTGTTATTTCTACATCAAATAGCATGGCTTCAGGGTCTAGGAACTACAATGGGAGTCGGTATGGTTTAAGAAATTTAAGATGCAACTCAATATCTGATGTTATCCCACGAGGTGGTTCAGCCTCAGAATCTAAGGTTAAGAGGGatgttttaagaaaaagaaGTCCTGAAGCACAAAGTAGTGCATCTTCTTCAGGAAGAAGAGGTAGCATGGCTCGTTCTGAAGATGGACATGTCTCCGCCTTCAATACAGGAATCTCTGTCACTGGCTCAAGACATGGTAGAAGCTGGGTTTCAAATAGTGATTCTCGCACTGCACCTCTGAGGACTCGGAAGGGATTGAACTCAAATACTAGGATTGGGCTTTCAAATCTTGACAACAGAAATGCTTTATTAACCAGTGAATCCAGTAGCGGTATTGCACAATTATCTAGACCTGAAACTCCTAATAGTGCATCTTATCAATCTTCCATGGAAGGTTCTTCAAATGCTTCAAGCTCCTGTAGACTATCTGCAAGAACTGGTATAATGTCCTTGACGCCCACAGAACATGGTATTACTCATGCTTTGCGGCGACGTAACCTGAATGGAGTTGCTGAG GTACTACTAGCTCTTGAGAGAATTGGACAAGATGAAGAGTATGAG GAATTACTTGCTTTAGAGGAGAGGATGGGTACTGTGAGCACAGCACTCTCAGAAGAGGCATTTGCTAAATGCATCACGAAATGCATATACCAGACTGCTACGGCAGATGTTGGGGCTGCTGGATGTAGTGACGATGAAGCTGATATTAGATGCGGTATTTGCCAG GAAGAGTATGTAGCAGGTGATGAAATTGGGAAGCTGGGATGTGAACATGGTTATCACTTGGTATGTATACACCAGTGGTTACGGTTGAAGAATTGGTGTCCCATTTGCAAGGCTTCAGCTGCACCATCCCAGTCTTCTTTGTCGTCCTAA
- the LOC113707712 gene encoding uncharacterized protein, whose protein sequence is MGGKRKDFASTTDVQGTEEGGEQKVKKKKKEKLAADGLLPSTIKNKEKRSAVHAKLKHQKRLEKRKRAKARDAAEQRALELGEEPPPRKIPRTIENTRELDETICKPDDEELYAANDADEFSSILKQDRTPKILITTCRFNSTRGPAFISDLLSVIPNAHYFKRGTYDLKKIVEYAENKEFTSVIVVHTNRREPDALLIIALPDGPTAHFKLSKLLLRKDIKNHGNPTSHKPELVLNNFTTRLGHRIGRLIQSLFPQDPNFRGRRVVTFHNQRDFVFFRHHRYIFETKESKQAASSGKKSKDNNDEKSEQKLIARLQECGPRFTLKLISLQHGTFDSKGGEYEWVHKPEMDTSRRRFFL, encoded by the exons TACCGAGGAAGGAGGAGAACAAAAggtaaagaagaagaagaaggagaaactGGCGGCGGATGGATTGCTTCCATCGACAATAAAGAATAAGGAGAAGAGGTCTGCCGTCCATGCCAAGCTTAAGCACCAGAAAAGGCTTGAGAAACGTAAGAGGGCCAAGGCTCGTGACGCGGCTGAGCAGAGAGCTCTTGAGCTTGGCGAGGAG CCTCCGCCGAGGAAAATCCCTCGCACAATTGAAAATACCAGGGAGCTTGACGAGACTATCTGCAAGCCTGACGATGAAGAG CTATATGCTGCAAATGATGCAGATGAATTTAGTTCGATTCTGAAGCAGGACCGCACTCCAAAGATACTCATAACAACTTGCCGCTTCAATTCAACT AGGGGACCTGCTTTTATATCAGATCTACTCTCTGTGATCCCAAATGCACACTATTTCAAGAGAGGAACCTATGATCTTAAAAAG ATTGTAGAATATGCAGAAAATAAGGAATTCACTTCTGTTATCGTTGTCCACACTAATCGCCGGGAACCAG ATGCTTTATTGATAATTGCATTACCTGATGGACCTACTGCCCATTTCAAATTATCAAAGCTGCTTCTGCGCAAGGATATTAAG AATCATGGGAATCCAACTAGTCACAAGCCTGAGCTAGTCTTGAATAACTTCACAACACGCTTGGGACATCGTATCGGGAG GTTGATACAATCGCTTTTCCCACAAGATCCTAATTTTCGTGGTCGTCGAGTTGTAACGTTTCACAATCAACGTGATTTTGTATTCTTTCGCCATCACCG TtacatttttgaaaccaaagaAAGTAAGCAGGCTGCATCCAGTGGCAAAAAAAGCAAGGATAATAACGATGAGAAAAGTGAGCAGAAACTTATTGCACGACTTCAG GAATGCGGTCCTCGTTTCACATTAAAGTTAATCAGTCTGCAACATGGAACATTTGATTCAAAGGGTGGGGAATATGAGTGGGTTCACAAG CCGGAAATGGATACTAGTCGCAGAAGATTTTTCTTGTGA
- the LOC113708943 gene encoding uncharacterized protein isoform X1, which yields MDEFSGKRHRVGVVVPRKGSRLVSRDTIDKRDQNAEFCNRLGCNGRLKYGKSNQSDCADKSKNIRPSCHSSNGKQITRSSPETCFPINNGRKSRRDSDSFGKSLSNLDNDSAESCGVRCEPDVTEHIPLVNRNNTVLQPDLQDSSAGKVTLTEVGSSSTGSSNKSHIVFRHKPPSGCQNPLPGPSVTSVISTSNSMASGSRNYNGSRYGLRNLRCNSISDVIPRGGSASESKVKRDVLRKRSPEAQSSASSSGRRGSMARSEDGHVSAFNTGISVTGSRHGRSWVSNSDSRTAPLRTRKGLNSNTRIGLSNLDNRNALLTSESSSGIAQLSRPETPNSASYQSSMEGSSNASSSCRLSARTGIMSLTPTEHGITHALRRRNLNGVAEVLLALERIGQDEEYEQLLALENDLFLGHLNFYDQHRDMRLDIDNMSYEELLALEERMGTVSTALSEEAFAKCITKCIYQTATADVGAAGCSDDEADIRCGICQEEYVAGDEIGKLGCEHGYHLVCIHQWLRLKNWCPICKASAAPSQSSLSS from the exons ATGGATGAGTTTTCTGGTAAGAGACACAGAGTTGGGGTGGTTGTCCCCAGAAAAGGATCTAGACTTGTTTCCAGGGATACCATTGATAAAAGAGATCAAAATGCTGAATTTTGCAATCGTCTTGGATGCAATGGAAGACTTAAATATGGAAAGAGTAATCAAAGTGATTGTGCTGACAAATCCAAAAATATAAGGCCTTCCTGTCATTCTTCAAATGGCAAGCAGATTACTAGGAGCTCCCCAGAGACTTGTTTTCCAATTAATAATGGAAGAAAATCACGACGTGATTCTGATTCTTTTGGGAAATCTTTGTCTAACTTGGACAATGATTCTGCAGAATCTTGTGGTGTTCGGTGTGAGCCAGATGTTACGGAACACATCCCTTTAGTAAATAGGAATAACACGGTACTTCAGCCTGATTTACAAGATTCAAGTGCTGGTAAAGTCACACTGACAGAAGTAGGGAGTTCAAGCACAGGATCAAGTAATAAATCTCATATAGTATTTCGTCACAAGCCTCCGTCTGGCTGTCAAAATCCTCTTCCTGGTCCCTCTGTTACATCTGTTATTTCTACATCAAATAGCATGGCTTCAGGGTCTAGGAACTACAATGGGAGTCGGTATGGTTTAAGAAATTTAAGATGCAACTCAATATCTGATGTTATCCCACGAGGTGGTTCAGCCTCAGAATCTAAGGTTAAGAGGGatgttttaagaaaaagaaGTCCTGAAGCACAAAGTAGTGCATCTTCTTCAGGAAGAAGAGGTAGCATGGCTCGTTCTGAAGATGGACATGTCTCCGCCTTCAATACAGGAATCTCTGTCACTGGCTCAAGACATGGTAGAAGCTGGGTTTCAAATAGTGATTCTCGCACTGCACCTCTGAGGACTCGGAAGGGATTGAACTCAAATACTAGGATTGGGCTTTCAAATCTTGACAACAGAAATGCTTTATTAACCAGTGAATCCAGTAGCGGTATTGCACAATTATCTAGACCTGAAACTCCTAATAGTGCATCTTATCAATCTTCCATGGAAGGTTCTTCAAATGCTTCAAGCTCCTGTAGACTATCTGCAAGAACTGGTATAATGTCCTTGACGCCCACAGAACATGGTATTACTCATGCTTTGCGGCGACGTAACCTGAATGGAGTTGCTGAG GTACTACTAGCTCTTGAGAGAATTGGACAAGATGAAGAGTATGAG CAATTACTTGCTTTGGAGAACGATTTATTTCTTGGCCACCTTAACTTCTACGACCAGCACAGAGATATGAGATTAGACATTGATAACATGTCGTATGAG GAATTACTTGCTTTAGAGGAGAGGATGGGTACTGTGAGCACAGCACTCTCAGAAGAGGCATTTGCTAAATGCATCACGAAATGCATATACCAGACTGCTACGGCAGATGTTGGGGCTGCTGGATGTAGTGACGATGAAGCTGATATTAGATGCGGTATTTGCCAG GAAGAGTATGTAGCAGGTGATGAAATTGGGAAGCTGGGATGTGAACATGGTTATCACTTGGTATGTATACACCAGTGGTTACGGTTGAAGAATTGGTGTCCCATTTGCAAGGCTTCAGCTGCACCATCCCAGTCTTCTTTGTCGTCCTAA